A window of Cherax quadricarinatus isolate ZL_2023a chromosome 53, ASM3850222v1, whole genome shotgun sequence genomic DNA:
ACGCCAGTAATACCTATATGTACTATTGTACCACATCAGACTTCTATTTTTAATCATTTTTTATCTCGTttcaacaaaaaataaaaaatttgcttagaaatacattgaaaacaatatacaacagatttttcctgtaatatatttgtcagatcaaaattattattttagaaTAAGGTTGATGAAATCATACttctggcagtgagcatctgggggaaactgcagctctgcagctcctatggacgAGCTGCCACTGTTTACCATACAGAACTATATTTTCTTCCTGTGTAGCTTTAACTTTTCTTTGTGTAACAGAGAGTAGATATCCCAGGCTCCTTGGCATTACTCAAGGGATGAATTGTACAGGATGGTAATACAAATTAATTTTTGTTGAGCAGACATGTTTACAAATAGGGAAATGCATTTCAGACATGTAATTTTacttttaaatattttatttttatttacttaAAATGTGTTATTGGACAGTCACTTTTCTCTTTTTCAGTTTTAATGATTAACATACTGTTCttaaaaaagtaaataaataatttaatGAGAGACAGATAGGGTTGACATTTTTGTGGTGCTCAGAAACTTTTGTACTTTATTTGATCTCATTTCTGTTAAAAGATTATCATTACTAAAAAACCTTTACATTACTTGAAGCTTGGCAATTGTATAGAATGCTTCCCCCAAAAGTTTTGGCTtaccgtattttctggcatataaggcgtgctttttttttcccccaaaaaagtcttggaaaatcaccctgTGCGTTATATACTCAAGGTatggtcaagggtaggctttggatTATGCTTtatcagttgtttactaacgttacattTCATCTGCTTGGGAACATCATGCCAACAAACAGCTGACACTCGTgtgccttatatgccagaaaatactgTATATGACACAAATTCTTGACTGAGTTTTGGATAAATACATTTGATAATTAGCCCAGAAAGCCTTGTATTAGTTTGTTTTATAGGAAAAATCATTTGAGATCAACTTAGTACATATCTGTGATTGTGTTTGAGGGCTCTTTGACCCTTGCAACTCGGCCTGAAGCCAGGATTCCATGTTGCTTGCTTGGCCAGCCAGGCTGTTGTGGCTTGTAGCCCATAGGTCTACAtgcccatcacagcctggctgatctgatACTTGGCTGAGACAGTAATCCAGTTTCATTTTGTGCCAATAATAGTTTGACATATACAGTTTAAGGCTGGACTGATTGTACATACAAGGGTTGTTTACCTGTAAATCCAGTACAGTATTTAATTTTTTGTTAATAAGAAATGATTATTGTGTTTTTATCATAAATTCTTTATTTAAAATATCTGATGTAACTATTTACAGGCAGACTCAAAGAATGAGCAACTTCAGATTTACTACAAGGTATGCTATGCAAGGGTTTTAGATTATCGTCGCAAGTTTATAGAAGCAGCTCAGCGATATAATGAACTCTCCTATCGGCCAATCATTCATGAGGATGAGAGAATGGAAGCTTTAAAAAAGGCATTGATTTGCACAGTGTTAGCATCTGCAGGTAAAGATATATTTAGCTACTTGTTTGTCTATAGTCATTCATTATTGAACCATCTTTCAATAACTTGTTTTTCCAAACTTACAACACATCATCTTGCATTCCTTAGTTTTGCTTAGTTCTAAGCAAATATTGAAACCTATGACTATCTACCGTCTATTCCGCTTTTTTTCTTCctggatcttttttttttttatgtacaagTAAGAGGTATATGGTACATAATAATTAACTTTCTTGTTGTTGTACAATGCTCATAAATTTCATTAGGCATTTACAAACTAGCCTTAATTAGTACCTGTTATTGATCTGGTTCATAACACATATTGATCATGATCTtggtaatatttatttattttattttattatcacactggccgattcccaccaaggcagggtggcccgaaaaagaaaaactttcaccatcattcactccatcactgtcttgccagaagagtgctttacactacagtttttaaactgcaacattaacacccctccttcagagtgcaggcactgtacttcccatctccaggactcaagtctggcctgccggtttccctgaaccccttcataaatgttactttgctcacactccaacagcacgtcaagtattaaaaaccatttgtctccattcactcctatcaaacacgctcacgcatgcctgctggaaatccaagccccttgcacacaaaacctgctttaccccctccctccaacctttcctaggccaacccctaccccaccttccttccactacagactgatacactctttaagtcactctgtttcgctccattctctctacatgtccgaaccacctcagcaacccttcctcagccctctggacaacagttttggtaatcccgcacctcctcctaacttccaaactacgaattctctgcattatattcacactacacattgccctcagacatgacgtctccactgcctcaagccttctcctcgctgaacattcatcacccatgcttcacacccatataggagcgttggtaaaactatactctcatacattctcctctttgcctccaaggacaaagttctttgtctccacagactcctaagtgcaccactcacccttttcccctcatcaattctatgattcacctcatctttcatagacccatccgctgacacgtccactcccaaatatctgaatacattcacctcctccatactctctccctccaatctgatatccaatctttcatcacctaatctttttgttttcctcataaccttactatttcctgtattcacttttaattttcttcttttacataccctaccaaattcatccaccaatctctgcaacttctcttcagaatctcccaagagcacagtgtcatcagcaaagagcaactgtgacaactcccactttatgtgtgattctttatcttttaactccatgcctcttgccaagaccctcgcatttacttctcttacaaccccatctataaatatattaaacaaccacggtgacatcacacatccttgtctaaggcctacttttactgggaaataatttccctctttcttacatactctaacttgagcctcactatcctcataaaaactcttcactgctttcagtaacctacctcctataccatacacctgcaacatctgccacattgcccccctatccaccctgtcatacgccttttccaaatccataaatgccacaaagacctctttagccttatctaaataccgttcacttacatgtttcactgtaaacacctggtccacacaccccctacctttcctaaagcctccttgttcatctgctatcctattctccgtcttactcttaattctttcaataataactctaccatacactttaccaggtatactcaacagacttatccccctataatttttgcactctcttttgtcccctttgcctttatacaaaggaactatgcatgctctctgccaatccctaggtaccttaccctcatccatacatttattaaataattgcaccaaccactccaaaactatatccccacctgcttttaacatttctatctttatcccatcaatcccggctgccttaccccctttcattttacctactgcctcacgaacttcccccacactcacaactggctcttcctcactcctacaagatgttattcctccttgccctatacacgaaatcacagcttccctatcttcgtcaacatttaacaattcctcaaaatattccctccatcttcccaatacctctaactctccatttaataactctcctctcctatttttaactgacaaatccatttgttctctaggcttccttaacttgttaatctcactccaaaactttttcttattttcaacaaaatttgttgataacatctcgcccagtctctcatttgctctctttttacattgcttcaccactctcttaacctctctctttttctccatatactcttccctccttgcatcacttctactttgtaaaaacttctcatatgctaactttttctcccttactactctctttacatcatcattccaccaatcgctcctcttccctcccgcacccactttcctgtaaccacaaacttctgctgaatactctaacattacatttttaaacctactccatacctcttcgaccccattgcctatgctctatATTGGTAATATATAGATTTATTTTACAAAAAAATTCATAATTGCAGACAGTGTAGTATAAGATTATCTCAGTGTCAGGTCAAATTTAGTTTCTTTGAATACTGTATATGACAGAGTTGTGACAAATGTTGTGCGTATTACATGCATAGAGAACACTCATTACAACTAATGTATCAACCCAGAGCTAGAACAATTGTTTGAGAGATTGTATAGGCATAGCACTAGACAAACATCACTCTTATGACATTCCATGTGAATGACTCAGTGTGAGTATACACCCCATGCAAATCAAAGTACCCAAAAATTTTGAACCTAActgaaggataaaaaaaaaatcagtagctTCAAAACATTGCAAAGAACATATCTTCAATTTTATGTAATATTTGATttcatttttatatattttacatGTAATTATTATAAATGTTTATTATGTCTAATACAAATTTTACTCCTAGTCTAGTAAGTTTATACCTCACCAGTTTAATCATAAATTTAGAGCAAAATTGCGTAAGTGTAACTGTCACCAAGATTTTTAATTATCTGCATATAATTTTGTTAAATAGGTCAGCAACGATCAAGAATGCTTGGAACATTGTTTAAAGATGAGCGATGTCAAAAGTTGCCGTGTTATCACATTCTAGAGAAAATGCACCTTGACCGTATCATCCGTCATAATGAACTTACCGAGTTTCAGAAAATGCTGCAGCCTCATCAACAAGCTACCACATCTGATGGCAAGTATTGTATTTGTAAAGCTTGTcttactggtgtgtgttgtatttCAATGAGTGTTCTTTTTTTTGTGCTTAGTAAATTCATTGTGTATTTAGTACTGAACTTTTGAGTTTTGACACTATctttgtaaatttttttaattggcTTTGGATATAATGTCATTAAATAGAAATGAACTGTTTAATAAAATGCTCTTAGTTCTTTATAAGAAACAACATTGAAGTTATGTTAATGTTCCAGGCTCTACTATCTTGGACAGAGCAGTCACAGAGCATAATTTGCTGGCTGCCAGCAAACTTTATAACAATATTACATTCCCCGAGTTGGGCGCTCTACTTCAAATCTCACCAGCCAAGGCAGAAAAAATAGCCAGTCAGATGATCACAGAGGGACGAATGAATGGTTATATTGACCAGGTAAATGAGGCAGTATACCTTGCAGTGTTTTCCTAACTGAAATATATGAGAATTGTATTTTAGTATTAAGGATGAAAAGTTACACATGTTTGATTTCAGGGAGGCTTCTCCTTGGCCTATTTGTTCTATATCCAAGTAATTGCAGTAAAGGGAAACAAGATAAGGCTTCCATGTTCTCACATTCTCTTGGCTTAGCTCCAGTTCTTGGACCTCACCTGACGTGATGCATTCCCACTCCCTTGGGCTCTCATGCATTTACATTTGAATTTATAAATAACTTCTGTCATTATCTTGTCACTTGTTCAtcacagtaatgttgaaggattccTTCTTATATCCCTTTGGATTATTCTATATTACCATTGATACATATACATTTTTCAAGTTAAGTCTCTTTGTCTGGGTTCCACCCCTTATGGATAGTCTTCTCATAAGCCAAGTTGTCTACATTTGGTATACTGTATGTTGTGATCATGTGTCATCAGAATATTTCTGTCCTTATAGCTCAGACATCTAATCTCAAAAATCCGTGTAGTGGCAAATCTTTGACTCTTTGAGCTTACAGTCTTGTTTGAGGAATATAGATACATGGCATTCTTGTTAGATGAAAAAAGAAATTCTTGTATGAGCTCAATTTCTACTACAGTACTTCCCTTTTTGCTGGAACAGGCAATGCTTTATTTATCTTGTCTTAATTTTCCTATATTTTACTATTCTTGTTGCATTGTGTAGGAAGATAGATACTGGTAAGCATTCATGAGACATTTCTGGATGTGTATTTAATTTACCATTGGTAAACAGAAGTAGGACCTGTCAGCTTTGGTGGCAGATTTTACCAACGAAAAATAATATCCCATGAATTCTTTCTTTAatctttattattttttcttccAGATTGATGGAATTCTGAACTTTGAGGCTCGTGATGTTCTTCCACAGTGGGACAAACAGATTCAGTCTCTCTGTTTTCAGGTGAATGAAATCATTGAGAAAATCAACGCAGCACATCCTGAGTGGGTTGCTAAAGTTATGGATGAACAAATGATGCAATGATGAAATATCACCCTAGTGACCCAGCTGGCTATACTCTGTATAACCGTTGTTTTTTAAGAATTTCACAAAAGAACTCTCTACGCATTTATTGATCTGgaactttgatttttttttttaaatttcaataTATGCATACAGACAGGCAAACCTCAATTTTGAAAAATGTTTCACTGAAACCTGTAGTCTATGACAAATAAGTGTTCTGTGATGTTTTTCTCTCCAGCATGAGTTTAACAAAGCAAGTATGATGATACCTTATGAATGTGTTGGTTTTTGATTCTGGTTAAACTTctcttgaaaaaaaaatacttcctttTGATGCCTAATACACATTCATTTAAAAGGTGCAACTTTCTTTGATTGGAAATCAATATCTGATTTACCCTAATTTTGAGTCAAAACTGTAAAgattacagtaaaataacaccatattttttttatattatttacctGCGAGGTGGTGTTGGTCTTTTATGTATTAAGCTTAGGAATCTGAGTTGGATTCTTAAtttgtacttgataatgttatctGTTGTAATACAGTGGAGAACAACGTCAACTACTGCAACCCATGTCATAAAAAGCTATGGTAATTTATTAATTACTTTTAAACAAAATGCAGTTCAGGAATTTAATATTTCTATAAAATTTAGAAGTTACACTtcagtgctgtataacccttgtgggtttagcacttagttttgattgctGTAATAATAAAAGTTGTGCTGCCTAAAGGATGAGCTAAAGGATGACCAAAAtgttgtcataagctcctctctcctttgtgtgagttatttgtgtattggtaaTACTGTAATAATGGCTTGTGCATTGAAGCTGTGGCTACGTATATATGGAAATTCGCACAATAACCTAACAGGTAACAATAACTTCTGGCCTATATCTATAAGCCTAATTTATAAACAGTAAATAACTTAATATCACTGTTTAATGGTACTGTAGACTGAATTTAATTGATAGTTTTTCAATGTCATATTTTTATTGTTACATTCAAAGGGGgaacactaaacctgtaggggtcatacagctcctgggtaaatgggaggcattcagatttggtccaaggaaggggaagaccagtccagttcctcagatcaagagcccctcactggcattaaggaacctcctttgaggggttGATGCCTTAAAACTTTTTAATGTCTTTCTTGAGCGAAGG
This region includes:
- the CSN4 gene encoding COP9 signalosome complex subunit 4 isoform X2, with amino-acid sequence MTEGLQTFIEAIVKETVSLVISRQLLSDVSAQLVEMADNVAKTVAHFTLDKVQPRVISFEEQVASIRQHLADIYERESSWRDAAAVLTGIPLETGQKQYSVDYKLETYLKIARLYLEDDDPVQGEAYINRASILQADSKNEQLQIYYKVCYARVLDYRRKFIEAAQRYNELSYRPIIHEDERMEALKKALICTVLASAGQQRSRMLGTLFKDERCQKLPCYHILEKMHLDRIIRHNELTEFQKMLQPHQQATTSDGSTILDRAVTEHNLLAASKLYNNITFPELGALLQISPAKAEKIASQMITEGRMNGYIDQIDGILNFEARDVLPQWDKQIQSLCFQVNEIIEKINAAHPEWVAKVMDEQMMQ
- the CSN4 gene encoding COP9 signalosome complex subunit 4 isoform X1, whose translation is MAFCVQVRQQLQALVSSGGSHKDHDKYRIVLDSILKVGNDDDMTEGLQTFIEAIVKETVSLVISRQLLSDVSAQLVEMADNVAKTVAHFTLDKVQPRVISFEEQVASIRQHLADIYERESSWRDAAAVLTGIPLETGQKQYSVDYKLETYLKIARLYLEDDDPVQGEAYINRASILQADSKNEQLQIYYKVCYARVLDYRRKFIEAAQRYNELSYRPIIHEDERMEALKKALICTVLASAGQQRSRMLGTLFKDERCQKLPCYHILEKMHLDRIIRHNELTEFQKMLQPHQQATTSDGSTILDRAVTEHNLLAASKLYNNITFPELGALLQISPAKAEKIASQMITEGRMNGYIDQIDGILNFEARDVLPQWDKQIQSLCFQVNEIIEKINAAHPEWVAKVMDEQMMQ